The Brassica napus cultivar Da-Ae chromosome C1, Da-Ae, whole genome shotgun sequence DNA segment ATGATAAAAGTGAAAAAATATCCGCGCTTTAGCGCGGGTTTTTCTCTAGTTGTACAGTTAAATTCACGGATTATTCCCACTAGATGAGCACATATTATATACTCTACAGTTTTAGTATAGCCCATTATATATAGTTTCAATTTTATAactaatgtatattttttaataacataCTAACCATAGTTGTCTATTTTATATACTTATcattctaaaaaattatttgctATATTGTCTATTTTATATACTTATcattctaaaaaattatttgctATATATCTTACACATAgatctaattatatatatatatatatatatatatatatatatatatatatatatatatatatatatgttagatttGTTTATATGATACCCAATATCGGTGATATATTTTACGCTAAATcgcaaaattataaatttacttaatgtaatacaattacacaaatataaaataaactataaacataaatcaaaatttgatataaaataccGCGCGGTCGCGCGGATCAGGGTCTAGTTTATCTCATTATTTCAAGTGACATTCGTGATTTACTTTGAGTTGTTGAAACAACTTATACAGTTGAAAGTGATGATAACAGATAATGATTCGAGCAAGAAGCAAACGTGGAGAACAAGACAGTGGATAGCCAAATAAAAATCTCATAATTTGCATGGAAACATCTAAGACAATATAATAAAGGGCTTATTGGCGAAATAACCATTTTTGGGTGTGAAATTGGGTGGTTAACACTAATTTTGACAGAATTCAGTGTCAGGCTTTTTGATCACTCCCCGTCCGGTTATGCCCATTGCTGTTACAAGTAGCCAGTTACAATGTATAAAAAAGACGACGTGGTTGTTTTGTGTGGAATATAAATACGCACATAGAAAACGCAGGTGAGATGCCAGCTGTATTTATCACGTGTGATTTGACGTGAGGAAATAAAATGAAGGAATACGAAGTGTACACATTTTAGAACATATGTGATCGTAACGGAGAAACCAATATCTGAACACTGTTACTCTTTCCAAATGAAATAGTATAGGTCTGGCTGGATAGGACAAATAACATGGAAATAAGCCACACACATGACATATAGGCTACAACATATTAAGTACTAAACTGTACAATGTAGTATGATCCCTGATCCAATGTGAACCCAAACATAGGTTGATATGAGTATGGCTTCATGGAAGATGATAATTATGTCCTCAACTGTGAACATGAGTCGACCATGATTAAAAccatttgaaataatcaatATACCCAAAGAGGGAAATATAAACCCAAACCacaaaatataaaccctaatccaagtGCAACCACATAGCTGACATAAGTAAACTGATAGTTCGAAACGGCAGGAAGAGGAATTGCTATTCCATATGGCCATGTGGAATAATAACTTTACATTTTCAAGTACACATGCCAAACCGAATATTGTACAAAGGGAAGCGTAGTTTGATATGGGTATGGCTTCATGGAAGGTGGTAGGTTTCGGCCCAAATGTCAACACCAGTCGACCATAATTCAAATCATCTCAAGTGATAACTATACCCAAAGAGGAGAATATAAAACCAAATCCCAAAATATTAAACTTATCCAATAGGCTAATATAAACCGTATCAAAGAAGCCCTAAACActacacataaattaaaaaccCTAATCCAAGTGAAACCACAGAACCTCCATAACTCAACCGATACTGAAAAATATCAGGCATGTGAATTTATATTCTACATGACTCACATGGAATAAGCAACTTTATATTGCCAAGTACCCATGGCAAAGCCAATCTTGTAGAGACTCAAAACGTAGTTTAATATGGGTATGGCTTCATGTAAGTTGGTAATTCTGGCCCCAAATGGTAACACCAGTCTACCATAATTCAAACCAAGTGAAGTAATCACTATACCCAAAGAGGGGAatataaacccaaaccctaaaatatTAACCCAATCGAAAGTGGGAACTCGCAAGCATATACTTTTCTATTCTACATGACACATATGAAATGAAGATCTTTAAATTGCCATGTATTTTTGATATGAGTACGATGACTTCGTGAAAGATGGTAACTGTGGCCCCAGatgtattaagaaaatattaattagaAGTACTAATTGTGTAAACCACATTATGTGATACTAAACCGGACAATACGTAAGACGATTGTACTTAAGTTGATTTCCATTCCACACATTCTAGatgaaatataaacaaaatacatCCTTCACACCTTAAACATGTTTTATAGTAGATGACGTGTGCGGATGGGATTATGGTAACGTATTCGCTGGAGTAAATGGCCACTAGCTGTTTACAGCTGAAATAGTATGAATAATTGTTCCGTATAGTATGGAAACTAATTATAGTTTGGAATTAACGTTGCAGAAATCTGGTCAAAGTTCATCAAACCGGCGATGCAAACGTTGTGGCCGCTCTGGTCACAACAGGGTTTCTTGCCGCCACGCTATATAAAAAAGTAAGCTAAAGGAGATGGCATCAGAAGGCAGTTCGAAGCACTTTTTTGGGAACCGGGTGAAATAAGGGTAAGCCATTGTCAGCTAAGATATGGCAGGTCTAGTAGCTTGAACGGGGAGATAATGCATTTTGTTGCTAAATACAAACATATATGCAGATATGACATATATGGGTGTATTTTCAATGTATATAGTATGGCATATGTAACCCATGTAATCCCAAGCAATGTGATTGTTGTACAGAACACCCAATGACCTTCTCTTTTGTGTAAATGAAATGATGCCTATCTTACCTTACTTCTGACATGAGTAGACTATACCATTCCATATATCATGAATCCATTCCATATAAATAGTCTACATATATTATTCAATGTCAAGTACGGGTAGAGTTAGAATCTGTTATGTAGGGGGTAAAATCTCTAACCTAGGAAGCAACCATAACTTTATGCTTATAAATGTAACATATAGTAGCACTGAGCCTAAACTATAAATTTTCTTACAACACTATTCCATCTATTACAACAACAATATAATATCACCTTCTTAGTTAAAGAGAAAGACACCAAAGGCTGACAGGCGAGAAAGACAATCCCAAAAGTGCGCACCCCAATACTGAACTATTAAATGGCAACTATGGTAGAACTATGGTAGGCGTTAGAATCTTTTATTCATGAGGCAATTAGGCAAACATGGGGAACATTAAATTGAGGTGTTGAAACgtatttcatgaaaatgatgccAAACCATTCGGATATGTAAAGTACTGCCCATAATGGAGAAGGTATAATATCCAGTTGTTTGCTGCTAATAGAGCCAAGTGGAACAGGGGTGTACATAACATCGACTGAGTAGAATGGAATAACAAGAGATAGAATAGTTACTTAGTTAATGAAATAGTTTTCCAGTCAAACAAGCTACCACCGAAACTGAAACAAGAGTGGATAAGTGGAGTCGAATAAAGATACATAACAAGGCCGTTAAGTAATAAGACTTATGTAGCTAAAACGAGAAAGAAAATGTGACAACAGACACATAAAGCAGACATGGCAAGATACTCAGCAGGAGGAACTGATCCGGGCTGACACATTTGCAGTGTTTCAATGGCGTAATTCTCTGCAGCAGTCCGCACATGTTCTTCATTGAAGTACACACTATTCAATTCTTTGCCTATAGCATGCAATTCTAAAAACATAAGGGCCACCACCGACGAACAACCTACGCAAGCCAACAACGTTAGTCCCTCCATCACtgttaaatattacaacataaAAGAGAAAACTTCGAATGTAACCTGGATGCTCCACAAGACAAGGAATCTCCAACCGAGACATAGTCAGGGGCGCGTAATGGAGTTGTTGCGCATTGTCAGTCATACAGTAACAGCCGATTAGGTGCGGTAGCATAATGGAGATTGGTGTTATGACAGAAGTGAGAGCAAACACAGATGGACAAGCGGAGTTACCTTCGACAACATACATCGACCACATATTCAAATCAACAATAATGCCAACCCAATGGCCGTCTCCTACTACCACCGGAATGTAGAGGATATCAACATGCGTAAACCATTGCGGACGGTGGATAAACTGTTCCCTCAAAGATGGGGAAAACGAGAATGAATCCTTAGATGGACATGCATTAAAGTCGGGGAAGTTACGAAGGAGCTCAGAAAAGAATGCAGAGTCGAGAAAGTCAAATCTACACGATGGAAGCCCTTCCCTGCGCTTGCGGATGTAAGCAACCACACGGTCAATCGCCTATCACCATACAAAATTATAGGATTATCAACTGAATTAGAGAGGTTGTAAACGAACATAAGCAAATTGTAAAATGTGAAGACCTCCTGAGAAACCACCCTACTGCACTCGAAAACAGTCATCAAAGTGTCCATTTGGAAGGCATCAGCTTCAGTAGCGGGGAGATTCCTGCACAGTAAGAGGAACACATCATTAGTACGCTTAAATTGTTGAAACAACTAAGGACAGTAATATATAAGTACGAGGGGATACATAGAACTTACTTAGCATTTTGAATTGCCCGCAGGAATGCAGCGCGTCTAGTAGGAGTTGGTGGGAGCAATGGTGTAAAACCCCCAACAAATCTAGTTGTTTCCGTTATCGGAATAGTTGACTTCACAGCGGATACCGCCTCCTTCTCCTTCATTGCACGACGAGGTCTTTTGAGGGCTTCTTGCTTACGGGGGCCTTCGGTAGTCTTCTTGCTTACGGGGTCTTTACGAGGTGCTTATGTGGGCGTGTATCTGTCGGGACTATTACGCAGCCGTTTGCTGTAGCGTTGGAAGCCGTCTGGTTGCCCTACGTTTGTTGGCTTCACGCCACGCCCAGCCTAATATAGGTAAAAATGCGGTAGCCCCTATATATGTACTAGGCTAAAATAAGACGACATGAATAGGTAGACCTTTTTTAATTTCGCCGTTTTCTTTTTTGTTACGACTTCCTCCGCTTTCGCATCTTCCGACCCACCAATAGTGTCCTACAGTGTAAATACCTTAGCCATAGCAGGTGGGAAAAGCACATGTTGTATAATTGTTTACCTCTCCGGCTTGTAGCATGGGATCAATAATAGATGACGAAGGAGGTTCCTGTGGCATAGACTGTAAAACATATAGTAACTGTAAGCACATAGTTATACCGCTTGTCTACTAAGAGGGGATGTGAATAGAGGCAGTAAGGTGGCGTGTATATGAAACCTCTTCTCCAACCCAGACAAACTGTCTTCTACAAGGTTAGGTGTGTCCATGGGGGAGAGACTTTGGATACTGGGGATGTAACTTCACATGTATTGACCTCAATAGCATCCGCCTCAGTTGCCTAAAAAGGTATATAAATTAACACAAATAGCATGGAGTGTGACATAT contains these protein-coding regions:
- the LOC125580814 gene encoding uncharacterized protein LOC125580814 isoform X1; amino-acid sequence: MKEKEAVSAVKSTIPITETTRFVGGFTPLLPPTPTRRAAFLRAIQNAKNLPATEADAFQMDTLMTVFECSRVVSQEAIDRVVAYIRKRREGLPSCRFDFLDSAFFSELLRNFPDFNACPSKDSFSFSPSLREQFIHRPQWFTHVDILYIPVVVGDGHWVGIIVDLNMWSMYVVEGNSACPSVFALTSVITPISIMLPHLIGCYCMTDNAQQLHYAPLTMSRLEIPCLVEHPGCSSVVALMFLELHAIGKELNSVYFNEEHVRTAAENYAIETLQMCQPGSVPPAEYLAMSALCVCCHIFFLVLAT
- the LOC125580814 gene encoding uncharacterized protein LOC125580814 isoform X2 — translated: MKEKEAVSAVKSTIPITETTRFVGGFTPLLPPTPTRRAAFLRAIQNAKNLPATEADAFQMDTLMTVFECSRAIDRVVAYIRKRREGLPSCRFDFLDSAFFSELLRNFPDFNACPSKDSFSFSPSLREQFIHRPQWFTHVDILYIPVVVGDGHWVGIIVDLNMWSMYVVEGNSACPSVFALTSVITPISIMLPHLIGCYCMTDNAQQLHYAPLTMSRLEIPCLVEHPGCSSVVALMFLELHAIGKELNSVYFNEEHVRTAAENYAIETLQMCQPGSVPPAEYLAMSALCVCCHIFFLVLAT